The proteins below are encoded in one region of Calditrichota bacterium:
- a CDS encoding TolC family protein: MSIRSFLIFLLIAGSLFAQGKQVSLAITDLPELLVKTSPQQSLINARQAIIKAQGDEALQWSNPELSYDQEYVENNGNKETEKLAYISKTFSLPWNYWQQRSIWQANLEAAKLNMEQDSKLLLASVRTGYIKAGLLKKLSEQQISLKEVFKKLKQAAHSQSEEGAISRMEARLLAMSIFGLEGDLLLTKKENSLALSSLKQILGFDSSDDIILSTSIPFLKIDTDIFEGAELTKNHPGLKAGQLRLSALEQRITFEKSRIIPSISLHGGYKKIDPGWKGYTFGLSIPLPLLNWNGPQIEKQKIIHQMQMTENALYRQKMRSQIDILVETVKRQMELLHEYGNEQYNNTLVEDLLAAYKEGTMSLAEFLNAIQIYREASKQYTEQLTGYYRAVFELEAMYGRQLVTF, encoded by the coding sequence GCTTGATTAATGCTCGACAAGCTATAATCAAAGCCCAAGGCGATGAAGCCTTGCAATGGTCAAATCCTGAGCTGAGCTATGATCAAGAATACGTTGAAAATAACGGAAACAAAGAAACTGAAAAATTGGCTTATATAAGCAAAACTTTTAGCCTACCATGGAATTATTGGCAACAGCGCAGTATATGGCAAGCTAATCTTGAAGCCGCAAAGTTAAACATGGAACAAGACTCGAAACTGTTGCTGGCATCTGTGCGCACGGGATATATAAAAGCAGGATTGCTAAAGAAATTATCTGAACAACAAATAAGTCTAAAAGAAGTTTTTAAAAAACTTAAACAGGCCGCCCACTCACAAAGCGAAGAAGGTGCAATTTCAAGAATGGAAGCACGACTGCTGGCCATGAGCATCTTTGGATTAGAGGGCGATTTATTACTTACTAAAAAGGAAAATAGCCTCGCATTAAGTTCATTGAAACAGATATTGGGTTTTGATTCTTCAGACGATATTATTCTAAGTACATCAATCCCATTTTTAAAAATTGACACAGATATTTTTGAAGGGGCGGAATTAACAAAAAACCATCCCGGACTAAAAGCTGGTCAGCTAAGGCTATCCGCATTGGAGCAAAGAATTACATTTGAAAAAAGCCGAATTATTCCTTCAATATCATTGCATGGTGGATATAAAAAAATAGATCCGGGCTGGAAGGGTTATACTTTTGGCCTGTCTATTCCATTGCCGCTTTTAAACTGGAATGGCCCGCAAATTGAAAAACAAAAAATAATTCATCAGATGCAGATGACAGAAAACGCTCTTTACCGTCAAAAAATGCGATCGCAAATTGATATCCTGGTTGAGACGGTTAAGAGGCAAATGGAATTATTGCATGAATATGGGAATGAGCAGTATAACAACACACTTGTTGAGGATTTATTAGCTGCTTATAAAGAGGGAACAATGTCTTTGGCCGAGTTCCTTAATGCGATACAAATTTATCGTGAAGCTAGCAAACAATATACTGAACAGTTGACCGGATACTATCGGGCTGTGTTTGAATTAGAGGCCATGTATGGTCGACAACTTGTAACATTTTAA
- a CDS encoding efflux RND transporter periplasmic adaptor subunit has protein sequence MKKLLVILLTGWLLLIGCQPHDHELEQSAAETEVPAIAITQWTEKMEIFMEYETAVVGQEIKFIIHLTTMADFQPVREGMVSLHFKQPNGSTISVQKDELLREGIFTPVKIFETEGDYQFSINYQGAKATESFSLGTFRVYKTFADIPASEEEDAGEEISYLKEQQWKTSFATEVAQMRPIKSSVGVVGEVRVRPASYAEIVSPVEGIISITEAKRLVKPGQKISIGQTMAVIVPPLVAKNSWAKIYLDYEQSKTEYERAQRLKDRAAISERDFEQAKRNYEINKAGFSNYFDSDGSSLRFDSKNNQFLITAPISGIVSDVSILPGQKIDRHQKLFSIVNPDMVWLKLDVFAEQAKNLTDISGASINIPGNDKKINLDRDDIKLISRGEMIDPQKRTLTLWLEAKNYERKFLIGQTFSAQIYTNPEQDMLTVPLSAVYDDNSKKVIFVHSSGESFEKRELETGPVHRDYISILKGVSAGERVVSLGGYQVKLASTSEEIGHPHAH, from the coding sequence ATGAAAAAATTATTAGTAATTTTGCTAACGGGTTGGTTGCTGCTAATCGGCTGTCAACCGCATGATCATGAGCTCGAACAATCTGCAGCTGAAACGGAAGTTCCTGCTATTGCTATAACTCAATGGACAGAAAAGATGGAAATCTTTATGGAATATGAAACAGCTGTCGTAGGCCAGGAGATTAAATTCATCATTCATTTAACTACTATGGCTGATTTTCAACCGGTTCGTGAAGGTATGGTTTCACTGCATTTTAAACAGCCGAATGGATCAACGATATCAGTTCAAAAAGATGAACTACTGCGTGAAGGTATTTTTACACCCGTAAAAATATTTGAAACAGAAGGTGATTATCAATTCAGCATTAACTATCAGGGAGCTAAAGCAACGGAATCCTTTTCACTAGGCACTTTTCGGGTTTATAAAACATTTGCTGATATCCCTGCAAGCGAAGAAGAAGATGCTGGCGAGGAAATCAGTTATCTGAAAGAGCAACAGTGGAAAACATCTTTTGCTACAGAGGTCGCTCAGATGCGTCCAATTAAATCTTCTGTTGGGGTTGTGGGTGAAGTTAGGGTACGACCAGCTTCATACGCAGAAATTGTATCTCCGGTAGAAGGGATAATAAGCATTACTGAAGCAAAAAGGCTGGTTAAGCCAGGACAAAAAATAAGTATTGGCCAAACTATGGCCGTTATTGTTCCACCTTTAGTTGCCAAAAATAGCTGGGCGAAAATATATCTCGATTATGAGCAATCCAAAACGGAGTACGAAAGAGCGCAACGTTTAAAAGATAGAGCGGCAATCTCTGAGCGGGACTTTGAGCAGGCAAAACGAAATTATGAAATAAACAAGGCCGGATTTTCAAATTATTTTGATTCTGATGGCAGCAGTTTACGTTTTGATTCAAAGAACAACCAGTTCTTAATTACAGCGCCAATTAGTGGAATTGTTTCAGATGTGTCCATTTTACCAGGCCAGAAAATAGACCGCCATCAAAAATTATTCAGCATTGTTAACCCTGATATGGTGTGGTTAAAGTTGGACGTGTTTGCGGAACAGGCCAAAAATCTTACAGATATTTCCGGCGCCTCAATCAATATCCCCGGCAATGATAAAAAGATAAATCTTGATCGTGATGATATAAAGCTGATTAGCCGTGGCGAGATGATTGATCCTCAAAAAAGGACGCTTACTCTCTGGCTGGAAGCAAAAAATTACGAGCGCAAATTTTTAATTGGACAAACTTTTAGTGCGCAAATTTATACAAACCCGGAGCAGGACATGCTGACCGTTCCTTTGTCTGCTGTCTATGATGACAATTCGAAAAAAGTAATATTTGTTCACTCTTCTGGTGAATCTTTTGAAAAGCGTGAATTAGAAACGGGTCCGGTACATCGGGATTATATTTCTATTTTAAAAGGTGTTTCAGCCGGTGAAAGAGTTGTTAGTCTTGGTGGGTATCAGGTTAAATTGGCTTCCACTTCGGAAGAAATTGGTCACCCACATGCACACTAA
- a CDS encoding efflux RND transporter permease subunit, whose protein sequence is MLDKLMQISLKNRLIVILASTALLITGTIISIDLPVDVFPDLTAPTVTILTEAHGFAPEEVEMLVTFPIETAVNGASGVRRVRSNSIQGLSTIWVEFEWGTDIFKARQIVNEKMQALPNAIPSGVDQPLLAPVTSIMGEIMLVGLTSDTLTAMNLRTIADYTLRRRIMAVPGVSQVLVYGGETKQYQVQIDPWHLKNNNLSLNQVLVAVSRTNVNAAGGIFVQSGKEYLIRGIGRIENISELEKTVVAVRKGVPLLLGDVAEVKISAATKIGEASINNEKGIMLIVSKQPDANTLELTDRIQMVLNESKNTLPAGIVMHTDIFKQSDFIELAINNVVDALRDGAILVIVVLMLFLANFRTVIISITAIPLSLIITMIVLKVFDLTVNTMTLGGLAIAIGVLVDDAIIYVENVHRRLRQNVLKSEPEQRSFIDVVHDASSEIRTPIVMATFIIIVVFLPLFFLSGVEGRMLRPLGIAYVVSIFASLLVAVTVTPALSSFLLRKIGKFNQVEPWLVRKLKKIYQPSLQWALQHGGIIISMAVVFIISALVTLPFMGRSFLPEFNEGTFNISMATVPGTSLEESDKIGQMVESILLAHPAVKSTARRTGRTELDEHSMGSHAHEMEVQIDLEQITKDELLIELRNNLSIVPGTVITIGQPISHRIDHMLSGTRANIAVKIFGPDLYKLRSLADKIESQMKNIEGIVDLSKDQQTDVPQVRLKVNRDNIALFGLTAADVDEMIDISFLGMPVSQVYEGQNRHDIVVRYAPQFRHNLDAVRNSLIDLPSGAQIPLKMVTDIQVDKGPNYISRENVQRKIVVQANVADRDLQSVVDDIKSQVAENEDLPQGYYVEYGGQFESATEATRLIMLLSILSIIAILVALYMEFGNFRQSLLVMVNLPLALIGGVIALFFSEGIITIASMVGFITLFGIAVRNGIIMVSHYNHLIEEEGKSLHDAVVQGSLERLNPILMTALTTGLALLPLAMAMGEPGSEIQAPMSIVILGGLLTATFLNMIVIPVLFEKWGVRKGI, encoded by the coding sequence ATGCTTGATAAATTAATGCAAATAAGTCTTAAAAACAGGCTGATAGTAATACTTGCATCCACGGCACTACTAATTACCGGAACAATTATTTCTATTGATTTACCGGTTGATGTGTTTCCGGATTTAACGGCGCCCACGGTTACCATACTTACCGAAGCACACGGTTTTGCGCCCGAAGAAGTGGAAATGCTTGTAACCTTTCCAATTGAAACCGCCGTGAATGGCGCATCGGGGGTACGTCGGGTACGTTCAAACTCTATTCAAGGCTTATCAACCATCTGGGTTGAGTTCGAATGGGGTACGGATATTTTTAAAGCCCGTCAAATAGTGAATGAAAAAATGCAGGCATTGCCAAATGCTATCCCCTCAGGAGTTGATCAACCTCTTCTGGCTCCTGTAACTTCCATAATGGGTGAGATCATGCTGGTGGGATTAACCAGCGATACCCTGACTGCAATGAACTTGAGAACAATAGCAGACTATACCCTACGCAGACGCATTATGGCCGTGCCCGGTGTATCACAGGTTCTTGTTTATGGTGGCGAAACAAAACAATACCAGGTACAGATTGATCCCTGGCATTTGAAAAACAATAATCTTAGCCTGAACCAGGTATTAGTCGCTGTTTCGCGTACTAATGTTAATGCTGCAGGTGGGATTTTTGTACAATCTGGAAAAGAATATTTGATCCGTGGCATAGGCCGCATTGAGAATATTTCCGAATTAGAGAAAACTGTTGTCGCTGTGCGTAAAGGTGTTCCTTTGCTACTTGGCGATGTTGCGGAAGTTAAAATATCAGCCGCCACAAAAATTGGCGAAGCATCCATTAATAATGAAAAAGGAATTATGCTGATTGTCAGCAAACAGCCGGATGCTAACACCCTTGAGTTGACAGACCGAATTCAAATGGTTCTTAATGAATCGAAAAACACCTTGCCCGCTGGAATTGTGATGCACACTGATATTTTTAAACAATCAGATTTTATTGAACTGGCTATTAATAACGTAGTTGACGCTTTGCGTGATGGCGCTATTTTAGTTATTGTAGTTTTGATGCTATTTCTGGCCAATTTCCGTACGGTTATCATTTCTATCACAGCCATTCCTTTGTCCCTGATAATAACAATGATCGTACTAAAAGTATTTGATTTAACGGTCAATACTATGACCCTCGGTGGATTGGCCATCGCTATTGGTGTACTGGTTGATGATGCTATTATATATGTTGAAAATGTTCATCGGCGCTTGCGGCAAAACGTTTTAAAATCTGAACCGGAACAGCGATCCTTTATTGATGTTGTGCATGATGCTTCATCAGAAATCAGAACGCCCATTGTAATGGCAACCTTCATTATCATTGTTGTCTTTTTACCTCTGTTTTTCCTAAGCGGTGTTGAAGGACGTATGTTAAGGCCGCTTGGTATTGCTTATGTTGTTTCCATTTTTGCCTCACTTTTAGTTGCAGTTACCGTTACACCTGCGCTTAGTTCTTTCCTGCTTAGGAAGATAGGAAAGTTCAATCAAGTGGAACCATGGCTTGTTCGAAAACTAAAAAAAATATATCAACCTAGTCTGCAGTGGGCCTTACAACATGGGGGTATAATAATTTCTATGGCAGTGGTTTTTATAATTTCTGCATTGGTTACACTTCCTTTTATGGGGCGTTCCTTTTTACCAGAATTTAATGAAGGTACCTTTAATATCAGTATGGCAACCGTTCCTGGGACATCATTGGAAGAGTCTGATAAAATCGGGCAGATGGTTGAATCAATTCTTTTGGCGCATCCTGCTGTTAAATCTACAGCACGAAGAACCGGTAGAACAGAATTGGATGAACACTCTATGGGATCACACGCCCACGAAATGGAGGTTCAGATAGATTTAGAGCAAATTACTAAAGATGAATTGTTGATAGAGTTACGAAACAATTTATCTATTGTACCCGGAACAGTTATTACGATTGGACAGCCTATAAGCCACCGTATTGACCATATGCTGTCCGGTACAAGGGCTAATATTGCTGTAAAGATTTTTGGTCCTGATTTGTATAAGCTGCGCAGCCTGGCCGATAAAATTGAATCACAAATGAAAAATATTGAAGGCATTGTTGACCTGTCCAAAGATCAACAGACAGATGTTCCACAGGTACGGCTAAAAGTAAACCGTGATAATATTGCGCTTTTTGGATTAACCGCTGCTGATGTGGATGAGATGATAGATATTTCATTCCTGGGAATGCCAGTGTCTCAGGTTTATGAAGGACAGAACCGTCATGACATTGTTGTGCGTTACGCGCCGCAATTTCGCCATAACCTCGATGCAGTACGTAATTCATTAATTGATCTGCCAAGTGGTGCTCAAATACCTTTGAAAATGGTTACTGATATTCAGGTTGATAAAGGTCCAAACTATATAAGTCGTGAAAATGTACAACGCAAGATTGTAGTTCAGGCCAACGTGGCTGACAGGGATTTGCAAAGTGTGGTTGATGATATTAAATCACAGGTTGCTGAAAACGAAGACCTTCCACAAGGCTATTATGTGGAGTATGGCGGTCAATTTGAAAGTGCGACTGAAGCAACCCGCTTAATTATGTTACTTAGTATTCTTTCCATTATTGCTATTTTGGTAGCCCTTTACATGGAGTTTGGGAATTTCCGCCAATCATTACTTGTAATGGTTAATTTACCACTAGCCTTAATTGGTGGAGTAATTGCCCTGTTTTTTAGCGAAGGAATTATTACAATTGCGTCAATGGTTGGTTTTATTACTTTGTTTGGTATAGCCGTGCGTAATGGAATTATTATGGTTTCACATTATAACCATTTAATAGAGGAAGAAGGAAAATCCCTACACGATGCAGTTGTACAGGGTTCATTGGAAAGGCTAAATCCTATATTGATGACTGCATTAACAACAGGGCTTGCGTTGTTGCCTTTGGCCATGGCAATGGGAGAGCCGGGCAGTGAAATTCAGGCGCCGATGTCCATTGTAATTCTTGGTGGATTATTGACGGCCACTTTTTTAAATATGATTGTTATCCCTGTTCTTTTTGAAAAGTGGGGAGTAAGAAAAGGAATTTAG
- a CDS encoding multicopper oxidase domain-containing protein, whose protein sequence is MYKILILTVFHLVTLLSAQNNLLLPDTLNGEIVNLTLQHGTYQFYPGLDSKTMGVNGDILGPTLIFNKGNYVDIFVKNQLEDTTTIHWHGMHVSAENDGGPHTTIAPGEIWNPHFTVLDKAGTYWYHPHLHQKTNEHVSKGIAGFIIVRDEEEAGLNLPRRYGIDDFPLAIQTKTFDNDMEIVVPSNSDSVLLVNATINAVLNVPAQVVRFRLLDGSSQRVFNIGLSDNKSFYQIGSDGGLLSNSNELTRLQISPGERAEILIDFSSLEGQTVYLKSYASEFSNGIYGATNPGMGQGMSMTGYNPNPLNGNDFTIVQFNVGSQTDNAITEIPSSLALVNPLLEASADTTRDFILTATTHGQNALNGEFLINDAYFEMNIINEVIPLNNVEVWSITNQSPIAHPFHIHDVQFYILDRNGSAPNLSEQGKKDVVLIKPMETVRFITEFKDFANDSVPYMYHCHMLTHEDQGMMGQFVVIDESVLSITDDQISVYQFELFQAYPNPFNPETNIEFELKNPGLVSLAVYNVLGQKVATLLNESMNSGVHAIKFRADNFPSGIYYYALISNGQQTVRKMMLVK, encoded by the coding sequence GTGTATAAAATATTAATACTTACTGTGTTTCATCTTGTAACATTGTTAAGTGCTCAAAATAATTTACTCCTTCCTGATACACTAAATGGAGAAATTGTGAATTTAACCCTCCAGCATGGGACATATCAATTTTATCCAGGATTGGATTCAAAGACAATGGGGGTTAACGGTGATATTTTAGGTCCAACACTTATTTTCAATAAAGGTAATTATGTAGACATCTTTGTGAAAAACCAATTAGAAGATACAACAACAATTCATTGGCATGGTATGCACGTTTCAGCAGAAAATGATGGTGGACCTCATACGACAATTGCCCCGGGGGAAATCTGGAATCCTCATTTTACTGTGTTGGACAAAGCCGGGACATATTGGTACCATCCTCATTTGCACCAAAAGACAAATGAACATGTGTCAAAAGGTATCGCCGGATTTATTATAGTTAGAGATGAAGAAGAAGCGGGACTCAACCTACCAAGAAGATACGGTATAGATGATTTTCCTTTAGCTATCCAAACAAAAACCTTTGACAATGATATGGAAATCGTAGTTCCATCAAATTCGGATTCAGTTTTGCTGGTTAATGCTACTATCAATGCTGTATTAAATGTTCCGGCACAAGTAGTTCGTTTTAGATTACTCGACGGTTCTTCTCAGAGGGTTTTCAATATTGGTTTAAGTGATAATAAATCATTTTATCAAATAGGCTCGGATGGAGGATTATTATCGAACTCAAATGAGCTAACCCGGCTTCAAATATCTCCGGGGGAAAGGGCAGAAATACTTATTGATTTTTCGTCTTTAGAGGGACAAACTGTTTATTTAAAAAGCTATGCATCTGAGTTTTCGAATGGTATTTACGGCGCAACAAATCCCGGAATGGGACAAGGCATGAGTATGACCGGATATAATCCTAATCCATTAAATGGAAATGATTTTACTATTGTTCAGTTCAATGTTGGTTCTCAGACCGATAACGCTATTACGGAAATCCCTTCATCCCTAGCTCTGGTAAATCCCCTTTTGGAAGCAAGTGCAGATACAACACGGGATTTTATTTTAACAGCCACAACACATGGACAAAATGCTCTTAATGGTGAATTTTTAATTAATGACGCATATTTTGAAATGAATATTATTAATGAAGTCATTCCGTTAAATAATGTTGAAGTTTGGTCTATCACTAATCAGTCACCAATCGCACATCCATTTCATATTCATGATGTTCAGTTTTATATCTTAGACAGAAATGGGTCTGCTCCGAACCTATCTGAACAAGGAAAAAAAGATGTCGTGCTTATCAAGCCGATGGAAACAGTAAGATTTATAACAGAATTTAAAGATTTTGCAAACGATTCGGTTCCTTATATGTATCACTGTCACATGCTTACACATGAGGATCAGGGAATGATGGGGCAGTTTGTGGTGATAGATGAATCAGTGTTAAGCATTACGGATGATCAAATAAGTGTTTACCAATTTGAACTTTTTCAAGCCTACCCAAATCCATTTAATCCCGAAACAAATATTGAGTTTGAGCTTAAAAATCCCGGATTGGTTAGTCTTGCGGTTTATAATGTCCTTGGGCAGAAAGTTGCTACACTCTTAAATGAATCAATGAATAGTGGGGTTCATGCTATAAAATTCAGGGCAGATAATTTTCCTTCAGGAATATATTATTATGCTCTAATTAGTAATGGGCAACAAACAGTCCGTAAAATGATGCTTGTGAAGTAA
- a CDS encoding T9SS type A sorting domain-containing protein, which produces MKSIVLILTIFSIATFCSAQEPEWELITDDYLVSALAIDPTDSQVLYIDGGNGFYKTINGGVTWDTIGTGLNNRPVKLIVDHKNSNVLWAGGPTPRTGVLPEWMAIAKSIDGALSWFKSDSGIANYVHGDQIFGLEIDRTRNFLYAYDNVEPVYQSTDGGQYWKNIGATVPGGKDLAVDEDDGTLYFASNGVWKKGLEEEQWTSISEGLPKDQFGYLSVRQIVATKNSNTIYCVVDTIGNGSIQRVYKSYNNGAKWFSLDLFVSSPSEIMVLESDTNTVILASQTAFYPDTLVGGVFISRNGGNSWAINYNGLPDSLPYMSCENLKYDASINVIYAYLGLFNRESVMRGLYKLKLSKPTTIQDKNTISKQNFFIKTYPNPFNDKITILYDLLKTEFVYLMIYNINGKEVKNLVNQTEQDGFHKISWDGKNEHGEAISGGIYFVQIRMGNSIFTRKVIYLP; this is translated from the coding sequence ATGAAAAGCATAGTCTTAATTCTAACCATTTTCTCAATTGCTACTTTTTGCAGCGCCCAGGAACCCGAATGGGAATTGATTACCGATGATTACCTGGTTAGCGCACTGGCTATTGACCCAACCGATAGCCAGGTTCTTTATATAGACGGAGGAAACGGATTTTATAAAACAATAAATGGCGGTGTAACCTGGGATACAATTGGCACCGGCCTTAATAACCGTCCGGTAAAACTGATTGTTGACCACAAGAACTCCAATGTACTATGGGCAGGTGGCCCTACTCCACGAACAGGTGTTTTGCCGGAATGGATGGCCATTGCTAAAAGTATAGATGGGGCATTGTCTTGGTTTAAAAGTGACAGCGGTATTGCCAATTATGTTCATGGTGATCAAATATTTGGCCTTGAAATTGATAGAACCAGAAATTTTTTATATGCCTATGATAATGTTGAACCTGTTTATCAAAGCACCGATGGCGGACAATATTGGAAAAATATAGGCGCTACTGTACCCGGTGGAAAAGACTTGGCTGTAGATGAAGATGATGGGACACTATACTTTGCTTCAAACGGAGTTTGGAAGAAGGGTTTGGAAGAAGAGCAATGGACTTCTATTAGTGAAGGATTACCGAAAGATCAATTTGGATATTTAAGCGTTAGACAAATTGTAGCCACTAAAAACAGCAATACTATATATTGTGTGGTGGATACGATTGGAAATGGCTCGATTCAGCGTGTTTATAAAAGTTATAATAATGGCGCCAAGTGGTTTTCTTTAGATTTATTTGTAAGCAGTCCTTCAGAGATTATGGTTTTAGAAAGTGATACAAACACAGTTATTCTTGCATCGCAAACGGCATTTTATCCTGACACATTAGTTGGTGGGGTATTCATAAGCAGGAATGGTGGGAATTCATGGGCAATCAACTACAATGGGCTGCCAGATTCCCTGCCTTATATGAGTTGCGAAAATCTCAAATACGATGCTTCTATTAACGTTATTTATGCATATTTGGGACTATTTAATAGGGAATCTGTAATGCGAGGATTATATAAACTTAAATTGTCAAAACCAACAACTATCCAAGATAAAAATACAATCTCCAAGCAGAATTTTTTTATAAAGACATACCCAAACCCTTTCAATGATAAAATTACAATTCTATATGATTTGCTAAAAACGGAATTTGTATATTTAATGATATATAATATTAACGGAAAGGAGGTAAAAAATCTTGTTAACCAGACTGAACAAGATGGATTTCACAAAATTAGTTGGGATGGGAAAAACGAGCATGGGGAAGCTATATCTGGAGGCATTTATTTTGTTCAAATTCGAATGGGAAATTCAATTTTTACAAGGAAGGTTATATATTTACCATAA
- a CDS encoding sensor histidine kinase has product MSPFNILSIENKYKLLILALIAGISVLHFNTDTMKWQYHLVYMQAYFIPIILGAFVLGKKGGLGTALIVSIVYLPHIMFQHGGLVENNFMRFLQIVLFNAVGYLTGLKAQGERTEKEKYQIAAENLEKSLAQLKTQSDQISEMEEQARATDRLAIVGELTASLAHEVRNPLGSIRGAVEIIRDSVPADIKKMEFFDILIQDTERLNQVVETYLGFSKKQSQQFSTYSLNETIQNIALMIGAQARKNKIRLKTDIPEKTITLKGDPNHVWQITMNVLLNSIQAMPDGGEIAVILSPDKISKNKIQLIIKDQGKGIPDVKINQIFKAFYTTKSKGTGLGLAIVKRIADENNWHIYVNSKEGVGTEFAIVIPLNGSDTQLS; this is encoded by the coding sequence ATGAGCCCATTTAACATCCTCAGCATAGAAAATAAATACAAACTCCTAATATTAGCTTTAATAGCAGGTATTTCAGTCCTTCACTTTAATACAGATACAATGAAATGGCAGTACCACCTTGTCTACATGCAGGCATACTTTATACCAATCATTTTAGGTGCTTTTGTCCTCGGAAAAAAAGGAGGGCTTGGAACAGCACTTATAGTTAGTATTGTATATTTACCACATATAATGTTTCAGCATGGTGGCCTAGTAGAAAATAATTTCATGCGCTTTCTCCAAATTGTATTGTTTAATGCAGTTGGTTATTTAACCGGATTAAAAGCTCAAGGTGAACGTACAGAAAAAGAAAAATATCAAATCGCTGCGGAAAATTTAGAGAAGTCCCTCGCCCAGTTAAAAACTCAATCAGACCAAATATCAGAAATGGAAGAACAAGCCCGTGCAACTGATAGGTTGGCTATTGTTGGAGAATTAACAGCAAGCCTTGCTCATGAAGTACGAAACCCATTGGGTTCAATACGGGGTGCTGTCGAAATCATCCGCGATTCCGTTCCAGCCGATATAAAGAAAATGGAATTTTTTGATATCCTGATCCAGGATACAGAAAGATTAAACCAGGTTGTTGAAACCTATCTTGGATTTTCCAAAAAACAATCTCAACAGTTTTCCACATACAGTTTAAATGAAACAATACAAAATATAGCTTTAATGATCGGTGCCCAGGCACGTAAAAATAAAATCCGGTTGAAGACTGACATTCCTGAAAAAACCATAACCTTAAAAGGAGATCCTAATCATGTGTGGCAAATTACTATGAATGTCCTCTTAAACTCCATTCAAGCCATGCCTGATGGTGGTGAGATTGCAGTGATACTTTCGCCCGACAAAATATCCAAGAATAAAATTCAGCTGATAATCAAGGACCAAGGTAAGGGTATCCCGGATGTAAAAATAAATCAGATATTTAAAGCCTTTTATACAACCAAAAGTAAAGGGACAGGACTTGGATTAGCGATTGTTAAAAGGATTGCTGATGAAAACAACTGGCATATTTATGTAAATAGTAAAGAAGGTGTTGGCACTGAATTTGCGATAGTTATTCCCCTAAATGGTTCCGACACTCAATTATCTTGA